In Strix uralensis isolate ZFMK-TIS-50842 chromosome 7, bStrUra1, whole genome shotgun sequence, the following proteins share a genomic window:
- the AIFM2 gene encoding ferroptosis suppressor protein 1 isoform X2: MGSRVSVDDSVRVVVVGAGFGGTAAASLLKSWAIPFVLVDGRDAFHHNVAALRAAVESGFAKKTFISYSVTFGDSFRQGKVVGIDPERQQVLLSDGEELHYSHLILATGSDGPFPGKLNKVIDMESAIQAYEDMVKEIEKSERILVVGGGAAGVEMAAEIKTEYPAKEVTLIHSKIALADAELLDSVRQEVKKILLRKGVRLLLSERVSNVQNLTPNRFQKDMVVRTEKGTEVVADMVILCTGIKINSSAYAAAFGDKMASNSALKVNKHLQLEGYENIYAIGDCADLKEPKMAYHAGLHANIAVTNIINSLTHKPLKTYEPDLDSALQRAGRMARSTAWGKLAKTLEKAMVILELNRI; this comes from the exons ATGGGATCCCGCGTGTCCGTGGATGATTCCGTGCGGGTGGTGGTGGTCGGGGCAGGTTTCGGAGGCACGGCGGCCGCCAGCCTGCTCAAGTCCTGGGCCATCCCCTTCGTGCTGGTGGATGGGAGAGACGCTTTCCATCACAACGTCGCTGCCCTCCGTGCCGCCGTGGAGAGCG GATTTGCCAAGAAGACTTTCATCTCCTACTCTGTCACCTTTGGGGACAGCTTCCGACAAGGCAAGGTTGTCGGCATAGACCCTGAGAGGCAACAAGTCTTGCTCAGTGATGGTGAG GAGCTTCACTACTCCCATCTCATTCTTGCAACAGGCAGTGATGGGCCATTCCCTGGGAAGTTAAACAAAGTCATCGACATGGAAAGTGCCATCCAGGCCTATGAAGACATGGTTAAGGAG ATTGAGAAATCTGAGCGCATCCTGGTAGTGGGAGGTGGTGCTGCTGGCGTTGAGATGGctgcagagatcaaaacagagTACCCAGCCAAAGAG GTCACCCTCATTCACTCAAAAATTGCACTAGCGGATGCGGAGCTGCTAGATAGCGTCCGTCAGGAGGTGAAAAAGATTCTCCTCAGAAAAGGAGTGCGCCTCCTATTAA GTGAAAGGGTCAGCAACGTGCAAAACCTCACGCCAAACCGGTTCCAGAAGGACATGGTAGTAAGGACAGAAAAGGGCACCGAGGTGGTTGCTGACATGGTGATCCTGTGCACAGGGATAAAGATTAACTCTTCAGCATATGCTGCTGCATTTG GGGACAAAATGGCAAGTAACAGTGCTCTGAAAGTGAACAAGCACCTCCAGCTGGAAGGCTATGAGAACATCTATGCCATTGGGGACTGTGCAGATCTGAAGGAACCCAAGATGGCCTACCACGCTGGGCTCCATGCCAACATCGCGGTGACAAATATCATCAACAGCCTGACGCATAAGCCTCTTAAAACCTACGAACCAG ATCTGGACTCTGCTCTGCAGCGTGCAGGAAGAATGGCTCGCAGCACTGCCTGGGGAAAGCTTGCCAAAACCCTTGAAAAGGCTATGGTAATCCTGGAACTCAACAGAATATAA
- the AIFM2 gene encoding ferroptosis suppressor protein 1 isoform X1 — MGSRVSVDDSVRVVVVGAGFGGTAAASLLKSWAIPFVLVDGRDAFHHNVAALRAAVESGFAKKTFISYSVTFGDSFRQGKVVGIDPERQQVLLSDGEELHYSHLILATGSDGPFPGKLNKVIDMESAIQAYEDMVKEIEKSERILVVGGGAAGVEMAAEIKTEYPAKEVTLIHSKIALADAELLDSVRQEVKKILLRKGVRLLLSERVSNVQNLTPNRFQKDMVVRTEKGTEVVADMVILCTGIKINSSAYAAAFGDKMASNSALKVNKHLQLEGYENIYAIGDCADLKEPKMAYHAGLHANIAVTNIINSLTHKPLKTYEPGSLTFLLSMGRNDGVGQVNGYYVGRLLVTIAKSRDLFVSKSWKTMGQTMPS, encoded by the exons ATGGGATCCCGCGTGTCCGTGGATGATTCCGTGCGGGTGGTGGTGGTCGGGGCAGGTTTCGGAGGCACGGCGGCCGCCAGCCTGCTCAAGTCCTGGGCCATCCCCTTCGTGCTGGTGGATGGGAGAGACGCTTTCCATCACAACGTCGCTGCCCTCCGTGCCGCCGTGGAGAGCG GATTTGCCAAGAAGACTTTCATCTCCTACTCTGTCACCTTTGGGGACAGCTTCCGACAAGGCAAGGTTGTCGGCATAGACCCTGAGAGGCAACAAGTCTTGCTCAGTGATGGTGAG GAGCTTCACTACTCCCATCTCATTCTTGCAACAGGCAGTGATGGGCCATTCCCTGGGAAGTTAAACAAAGTCATCGACATGGAAAGTGCCATCCAGGCCTATGAAGACATGGTTAAGGAG ATTGAGAAATCTGAGCGCATCCTGGTAGTGGGAGGTGGTGCTGCTGGCGTTGAGATGGctgcagagatcaaaacagagTACCCAGCCAAAGAG GTCACCCTCATTCACTCAAAAATTGCACTAGCGGATGCGGAGCTGCTAGATAGCGTCCGTCAGGAGGTGAAAAAGATTCTCCTCAGAAAAGGAGTGCGCCTCCTATTAA GTGAAAGGGTCAGCAACGTGCAAAACCTCACGCCAAACCGGTTCCAGAAGGACATGGTAGTAAGGACAGAAAAGGGCACCGAGGTGGTTGCTGACATGGTGATCCTGTGCACAGGGATAAAGATTAACTCTTCAGCATATGCTGCTGCATTTG GGGACAAAATGGCAAGTAACAGTGCTCTGAAAGTGAACAAGCACCTCCAGCTGGAAGGCTATGAGAACATCTATGCCATTGGGGACTGTGCAGATCTGAAGGAACCCAAGATGGCCTACCACGCTGGGCTCCATGCCAACATCGCGGTGACAAATATCATCAACAGCCTGACGCATAAGCCTCTTAAAACCTACGAACCAG GGTCACTAACATTCCTGCTTTCAATGGGCAGGAACGATGGCGTAGGCCAGGTGAACGGTTACTATGTGGGACGTCTCTTGGTGACCATTGCTAAGAGCCGGGACCTGTTTGTCTCCAAGAGCTGGAAGACAATGGGACAGACAATGCCCTCTTAA
- the AIFM2 gene encoding ferroptosis suppressor protein 1 isoform X3, whose protein sequence is MGSRVSVDDSVRVVVVGAGFGGTAAASLLKSWAIPFVLVDGRDAFHHNVAALRAAVESGFAKKTFISYSVTFGDSFRQGKVVGIDPERQQVLLSDGEELHYSHLILATGSDGPFPGKLNKVIDMESAIQAYEDMVKEIEKSERILVVGGGAAGVEMAAEIKTEYPAKEVTLIHSKIALADAELLDSVRQEVKKILLRKGVRLLLSERVSNVQNLTPNRFQKDMVVRTEKGTEVVADMVILCTGIKINSSAYAAAFGDKMASNSALKVNKHLQLEGYENIYAIGDCADLKEPKMAYHAGLHANIAVTNIINSLTHKPLKTYEPGTMA, encoded by the exons ATGGGATCCCGCGTGTCCGTGGATGATTCCGTGCGGGTGGTGGTGGTCGGGGCAGGTTTCGGAGGCACGGCGGCCGCCAGCCTGCTCAAGTCCTGGGCCATCCCCTTCGTGCTGGTGGATGGGAGAGACGCTTTCCATCACAACGTCGCTGCCCTCCGTGCCGCCGTGGAGAGCG GATTTGCCAAGAAGACTTTCATCTCCTACTCTGTCACCTTTGGGGACAGCTTCCGACAAGGCAAGGTTGTCGGCATAGACCCTGAGAGGCAACAAGTCTTGCTCAGTGATGGTGAG GAGCTTCACTACTCCCATCTCATTCTTGCAACAGGCAGTGATGGGCCATTCCCTGGGAAGTTAAACAAAGTCATCGACATGGAAAGTGCCATCCAGGCCTATGAAGACATGGTTAAGGAG ATTGAGAAATCTGAGCGCATCCTGGTAGTGGGAGGTGGTGCTGCTGGCGTTGAGATGGctgcagagatcaaaacagagTACCCAGCCAAAGAG GTCACCCTCATTCACTCAAAAATTGCACTAGCGGATGCGGAGCTGCTAGATAGCGTCCGTCAGGAGGTGAAAAAGATTCTCCTCAGAAAAGGAGTGCGCCTCCTATTAA GTGAAAGGGTCAGCAACGTGCAAAACCTCACGCCAAACCGGTTCCAGAAGGACATGGTAGTAAGGACAGAAAAGGGCACCGAGGTGGTTGCTGACATGGTGATCCTGTGCACAGGGATAAAGATTAACTCTTCAGCATATGCTGCTGCATTTG GGGACAAAATGGCAAGTAACAGTGCTCTGAAAGTGAACAAGCACCTCCAGCTGGAAGGCTATGAGAACATCTATGCCATTGGGGACTGTGCAGATCTGAAGGAACCCAAGATGGCCTACCACGCTGGGCTCCATGCCAACATCGCGGTGACAAATATCATCAACAGCCTGACGCATAAGCCTCTTAAAACCTACGAACCAG GAACGATGGCGTAG